One genomic region from Frateuria soli encodes:
- a CDS encoding M20/M25/M40 family metallo-hydrolase — translation MSLRHRLLLGALLPFAAIAAEPPAQPVEHPELHALASAPSEAELRATITALVGFGTRHTLSDTHSDTRGIGAARRWVKARFERISRDCGGCLEVVTPSQSFTGERAPRPVEVTDVVAIKRGSSDPERVIVITGHLDSRVSDVMDTTHDAPGANDDASGVAALIEAARLLSKQDNRATLVFAALSGEEQGLYGGKVLADYAVAQGWRVEADLNNDIVGNSRGQNGVRDNTVVRVFSEGTKSNETLKQAAFRRYHGGEVDSPSRNLARYMDRLADAYLPDFGVRMVYRTDRYGRGGDQVPFLQAGFPAVRVTEAHEDYTRQHQDLRPGYGDTIDGIDFRYLARVTALDAITMASLSRAPAPPAGVDIEGALATDTTLRWHKVPGAAGYRVHWRDTTAPRWQHARAVGDVDHAVLKDVVIDDWFFGVSSVSADGYESPVVFPGDAGSFERSPAGS, via the coding sequence ATGTCCTTACGTCATCGCCTGCTGCTTGGCGCCCTGCTCCCGTTCGCCGCCATCGCCGCCGAGCCGCCGGCGCAGCCGGTCGAGCACCCGGAGCTGCACGCCCTCGCCAGCGCCCCGAGCGAGGCCGAGCTGCGCGCCACGATCACCGCGCTGGTCGGCTTCGGCACCCGCCACACGCTTTCCGATACGCACTCGGACACCCGCGGCATCGGTGCGGCGCGGCGCTGGGTGAAGGCGCGTTTCGAACGCATCAGCCGCGACTGCGGCGGGTGCCTGGAGGTGGTCACGCCGTCGCAGAGCTTCACCGGCGAGCGCGCGCCCAGGCCGGTCGAGGTGACGGACGTGGTCGCCATCAAGCGGGGCAGCAGCGATCCGGAGCGCGTGATCGTGATCACCGGGCACCTGGATTCGCGCGTCTCCGACGTGATGGACACCACCCACGACGCCCCCGGCGCCAATGACGATGCCTCCGGCGTGGCCGCGCTGATCGAGGCCGCGCGGCTGCTGTCGAAGCAGGACAACCGCGCCACCCTGGTGTTCGCGGCGCTGTCCGGCGAGGAGCAGGGCCTGTACGGCGGCAAGGTGCTGGCCGACTACGCGGTGGCGCAGGGCTGGCGCGTGGAGGCCGACCTCAACAACGACATCGTCGGCAACAGCCGCGGCCAGAACGGCGTGCGCGACAACACCGTGGTGCGCGTGTTCTCCGAGGGCACCAAGAGCAACGAAACGCTGAAGCAGGCCGCGTTCCGCCGCTACCACGGCGGCGAGGTCGACTCGCCCTCGCGCAACCTGGCCCGCTACATGGACCGCCTGGCCGACGCCTACCTGCCCGATTTCGGCGTGCGCATGGTCTACCGCACCGACCGCTACGGCCGCGGCGGCGACCAGGTGCCGTTCCTGCAGGCCGGTTTCCCCGCGGTGCGGGTGACCGAGGCCCACGAGGACTACACGCGCCAGCACCAGGACCTGCGTCCGGGCTATGGCGACACGATCGACGGCATCGACTTCCGCTACCTCGCCCGGGTCACCGCGCTCGACGCCATCACCATGGCGAGCCTGAGCCGTGCGCCGGCGCCGCCCGCCGGGGTGGACATCGAAGGCGCGCTGGCCACCGACACCACGCTGCGCTGGCACAAGGTGCCCGGCGCGGCCGGCTACCGCGTGCACTGGCGCGACACCACCGCGCCGCGATGGCAGCACGCACGCGCGGTCGGCGACGTGGACCATGCCGTGCTCAAGGACGTGGTGATCGACGACTGGTTCTTCGGGGTGTCGTCGGTGTCGGCCGACGGTTACGAAAGCCCGGTGGTGTTCCCGGGCGACGCGGGTAGTTTCGAGCGCTCCCCCGCGGGGAGTTGA
- a CDS encoding helix-turn-helix transcriptional regulator: protein MSALARLGPTQQRLLRQLLMAPEGCSVEELCERLRISHNAVRQHLSALLARGFVDRGQARATGGRPQARFRLTENGRGLFPRNYGLLGTALLDKLRERYGAAALEEMLQDLGRTLGSHEVPLPPEASHDDVVQRLASQLDALGYEAVVARHGQEQQVEAFNCVFHALARNVPQVCKFDLAYMEAASGRRIHHMECIIRGGHVCRFRVGEVKR, encoded by the coding sequence ATGAGCGCGCTCGCACGGCTCGGGCCCACCCAGCAGCGCCTGCTGCGCCAGTTGTTGATGGCGCCGGAGGGCTGTTCGGTGGAGGAGCTGTGCGAGCGGTTGCGCATCAGCCACAACGCGGTACGCCAGCACCTGAGTGCGCTTCTCGCGCGCGGCTTCGTCGACCGCGGGCAGGCGCGGGCCACCGGTGGCCGGCCGCAGGCGCGCTTTCGCCTTACCGAGAACGGGCGCGGACTGTTTCCGCGCAACTACGGCCTGCTCGGCACCGCGCTGCTGGACAAACTGCGCGAACGCTACGGCGCGGCCGCGCTGGAGGAAATGCTGCAGGACCTCGGCCGCACGCTGGGCAGCCACGAAGTGCCGCTACCGCCCGAAGCCAGCCACGACGACGTCGTGCAGCGACTGGCCAGCCAGCTCGACGCGCTCGGCTACGAGGCGGTGGTCGCCAGGCACGGCCAGGAGCAGCAGGTGGAAGCCTTCAACTGCGTGTTCCACGCCCTGGCCCGCAACGTGCCGCAGGTATGCAAGTTCGACCTGGCCTACATGGAGGCCGCCAGCGGCCGCCGCATCCACCACATGGAATGCATCATCCGCGGCGGGCACGTGTGCCGCTTCCGCGTGGGCGAAGTCAAACGCTGA